The Candidatus Zixiibacteriota bacterium sequence CGCCGAATGCGGCGGCTTCAATCCGGGGCGCAATAGATACCTGTGGACAAGAATATCCTGCGAGGGAAATTTCTGTCTTGGCAGGATGTGCCGCTATTACAAGAGATGTTTTCTTATCAGGGTTAGAAATGAGGCTCTTACCGCTCATCTAAGAATTATTAACCATCACCTGTTCTTCGCCGATTTTGCCTCCGGCGGCGAATTGGTCAGGGCTACCGGTCATGCGATTATGGATGAAGCGCACAACCTCGAAAAAGTAGCGGCATCATATCTGGGACCGGAGATTAATCCTTATCTGTTCAACATGTTTTTCAATCAGATATATATGAACCGGCCGACCGAAACAGGTTTTATCATGCTGGCAAAATTGAATGTCTCAAAGCTGGCGGAGGCAGACAGCCGCAAAATTAATTCCCTGATTAGCAAAGTTCAGAAATCAATGGCTATTGCGCGAAACAGCCTGACTGATTTTTTCGATAAGCTTGCAGCCTCAATATTAAAGCAGCGGGGAAGAAACAACGAATCGAAAGAAATTCGCTATTACGATTTAACAAAATATATTGATAAAGATAAAATCGAGACAGGCCGCCTTTCTCTATTAAAGCTCGAGTCAACGCTTATTGATTTATCGGATGAGCTTGATTTTGCCGATTCGCTTGATGATAAAAATCAGCTTGTTGTAAGGTGCCGGTCTTTAGCTCAAGATTTAACCGAACTGCGAAGCTCTTATGAATTTCTCGTTTACCCGGAAAATAATGATTACGTGTACTGGATTGATCTTTGGAAGAGAAGAGAAATAAAATTAATCAGCGCTCCTATTGAGGTTGGCAAGCTTCTCGATGAACAGCTATATGACCATCTCAAAACGCTCATTTTATCCTCGGCGACTTTATCGGCAGCTTCAAATTTTTCATTTCTAAAAAGGCGGCTTGGCCTCGACCTGTCATCATCGGAACGCACTTGCGAACTTGCCTTAGGCAGCCCTTTCGATCTTGATAAAAACATCGGGTTTTTCGAGGCTGGTTTTATGCCTGTGCCAAATTCTCCCGAATTCAATAAGAGTACAGCGGCTGTAATCGGCGAGCTTTTCAATGCAGTCCGGGTTAAGGGCATGGTTTTATTCACCTCATATAAAAGTATTACTTCAGTCGTATCGAATGTTGGGCAGAAACTGCTCAGTCAGGGTTTCGAGTTGTTTGTTCAGGATAACAGCTTAAGCCCGTTTCAATTATTGTCGCGCTATCGCCAATCATCGAAAGGAATAATTTTCGGTACCGACAGTTTCTGGGAGGGCGTTGACCTGCCGGGCGCTGAACTGGAACTGTTGATAATAGTCAAACTGCCGTTCGCAGTGCCCGACCGTCCCTGGATAAAAGCCAACCTCGACAAAATAGAGGCTGATGGCGGCAACTCATTCATCGAATTCTCCCTGCCGGAGGCGGTGATAAAATTCAGGCAGGGTTTTGGACGGTTAATCCGTAAAAAATCCGACCGCGGCTGTGTTGTGATGCTTGATTCGCGCTTAAGCGGTAAAAAATACGGCCGCTATTTCTCAGCCTCGGTAAAACCACAATTACAATACTGCCGCAATCTCGAATCTCTAATAGATGG is a genomic window containing:
- a CDS encoding 3'-5' exoribonuclease; translated protein: MSCSLDTFISVDLETTGLDSEIDRITEIGAVRYVKGVKADSFSMLVNPKISIPDNIISLTGIDNDMVKNAPPIEDAIAEFEKFLDDAPLIVGQNIKFDISFLKRYISLKYLSVIDTYFIDTAVLARLVWPGLKSFSLASLTKFISIDNKDAHRALADAEATAIVYLYELAATRKLPANITNFIAGLLFGETGRGIVLSSIEGMTDNLPSPVDYEYDYGDNVIGSNSIEPMDDYFPIETDRINEIFDNRLREVLDDYEERPQQLEMAAQVAGAFNRSELFLAEAPTGIGKSLAYLVSALMWSYLNSEGVIISTQTKNLQDQLFNKDIPLVKEALRFDFKAVLLKGRGNYLCLFKYYELLREAISSFDADQRHALLPLVVWAETTKTGDIAECGGFNPGRNRYLWTRISCEGNFCLGRMCRYYKRCFLIRVRNEALTAHLRIINHHLFFADFASGGELVRATGHAIMDEAHNLEKVAASYLGPEINPYLFNMFFNQIYMNRPTETGFIMLAKLNVSKLAEADSRKINSLISKVQKSMAIARNSLTDFFDKLAASILKQRGRNNESKEIRYYDLTKYIDKDKIETGRLSLLKLESTLIDLSDELDFADSLDDKNQLVVRCRSLAQDLTELRSSYEFLVYPENNDYVYWIDLWKRREIKLISAPIEVGKLLDEQLYDHLKTLILSSATLSAASNFSFLKRRLGLDLSSSERTCELALGSPFDLDKNIGFFEAGFMPVPNSPEFNKSTAAVIGELFNAVRVKGMVLFTSYKSITSVVSNVGQKLLSQGFELFVQDNSLSPFQLLSRYRQSSKGIIFGTDSFWEGVDLPGAELELLIIVKLPFAVPDRPWIKANLDKIEADGGNSFIEFSLPEAVIKFRQGFGRLIRKKSDRGCVVMLDSRLSGKKYGRYFSASVKPQLQYCRNLESLIDGVKQHFDE